Proteins encoded within one genomic window of Borrelia parkeri:
- a CDS encoding RelA/SpoT family protein, with amino-acid sequence MIQVYEIAYLLKINDIDKLKNIFIKTVNNIYQDEIQKKLIFKALEISEQLHYGQYRESKEPYVIHPIMVALFLIKFQLDFKTIIAGLLHDVLEDTSVKKEEIIKEFDQEIFSLIDGVTKIHDLHNKTRAIKEANTISKMFFAMTHDIRIIIIKLADKLHNMATLSHLPKNRRERIAIDCLATYVPIAERLGISSLKIYLEDLSLKYLYPKEYKEIKNFLSATKIEREKKLYKGKLIIEKELKKIGIDVTITVRSKHFYSIFRKMKTRNNNISQIFDTLGIRIICKQQKECYEILEIVHKVWKPIPGRLKDYIAIPKENKYQSLHTTVRIPEDNQLIEIQIRTEEMDKIAKYGVAAHWLYKEQVELKADDISFINRIKKWQQESVNKNQYSMHDIHKELLNTFIYVYTPEGEIVELPFGSNSIDFAYTIHTDIGDQALYAKINGKISSLTKPLKNEQIVEIFTSPEAKPDVIWLNSVRTKKARSKIRSWLNKNDNTIFVDNNIIAYLIGENKEQKRLFSLFKSLTKSKIKSITISPDCNPLTGEDIIGIIQKDTIVVHKEHCREITHQKKSHLVEVEWEATPTRKVYHIIIFLNNLKGLFNYLDNLFTTFDVRLISEKIEDCGNGYGIINIIISSNAKNVSMIFTSLKENPNVLQIMQVEEDIKNYDN; translated from the coding sequence ATGATACAAGTCTATGAAATTGCATACTTACTTAAAATAAATGATATTGATAAATTAAAAAATATTTTTATAAAGACTGTCAATAATATTTATCAAGATGAGATTCAAAAAAAATTAATATTTAAAGCTCTTGAAATATCAGAACAATTACACTACGGACAATATAGAGAAAGTAAAGAGCCATATGTCATCCATCCAATAATGGTTGCATTATTTCTTATAAAATTTCAACTAGACTTTAAAACAATAATAGCTGGGTTACTACACGATGTTCTTGAAGACACAAGTGTCAAAAAGGAAGAAATAATTAAAGAATTTGATCAAGAAATTTTCAGTCTAATTGATGGGGTAACCAAAATTCACGACCTACACAATAAAACAAGAGCAATCAAAGAAGCAAATACCATTTCAAAAATGTTTTTTGCAATGACTCATGATATTAGAATAATAATAATCAAACTTGCAGACAAACTACATAATATGGCAACCCTTTCTCACTTACCTAAAAACAGGAGGGAAAGAATTGCAATAGACTGTCTTGCCACTTATGTACCAATTGCAGAAAGACTTGGTATCTCATCTCTTAAAATATATCTTGAGGATTTATCATTAAAATATCTTTATCCAAAAGAATATAAAGAAATCAAAAATTTTTTATCCGCAACAAAAATAGAAAGGGAAAAAAAATTATATAAGGGAAAATTGATAATAGAGAAAGAACTTAAAAAAATTGGCATCGATGTCACAATCACAGTACGTTCAAAACACTTTTACTCAATATTTAGAAAAATGAAAACAAGAAATAATAATATTTCTCAAATCTTTGATACCTTGGGAATAAGAATAATTTGTAAACAACAAAAAGAATGCTATGAAATACTAGAAATTGTACACAAAGTTTGGAAACCAATACCTGGAAGACTAAAAGATTACATAGCAATCCCTAAAGAAAACAAATATCAATCTCTACATACCACTGTCAGAATACCTGAAGATAATCAATTGATAGAAATACAAATTAGAACAGAAGAAATGGATAAAATTGCTAAATATGGTGTTGCGGCTCACTGGCTTTACAAAGAACAAGTCGAATTAAAAGCTGATGATATATCATTTATCAACCGAATCAAAAAATGGCAACAAGAATCGGTTAACAAAAATCAATACTCAATGCATGACATACACAAAGAACTCTTAAACACATTTATATATGTCTATACACCAGAAGGAGAAATAGTAGAACTTCCATTTGGCTCAAACTCAATTGACTTCGCATACACAATACATACAGATATTGGGGATCAAGCACTTTATGCAAAAATTAATGGTAAAATTAGCTCACTAACCAAACCATTAAAAAATGAACAAATTGTTGAAATATTTACCTCTCCAGAGGCAAAACCTGATGTAATTTGGCTTAACAGTGTTAGAACAAAAAAAGCACGCTCAAAAATTAGATCTTGGCTTAACAAAAATGACAATACAATATTTGTAGACAATAACATAATTGCATACCTTATTGGAGAAAATAAGGAACAGAAAAGACTCTTCAGCTTGTTTAAATCTTTAACAAAATCCAAAATAAAAAGCATTACAATATCCCCTGACTGTAATCCATTAACAGGTGAAGATATCATTGGGATAATACAAAAAGATACAATAGTAGTTCACAAAGAACATTGTAGAGAAATTACACATCAGAAAAAAAGTCATCTTGTAGAAGTAGAATGGGAAGCAACACCAACAAGGAAAGTATATCATATCATAATATTCTTAAATAATTTAAAAGGTCTTTTTAATTATTTAGACAATCTTTTTACAACTTTTGACGTAAGACTTATTAGTGAAAAAATAGAAGACTGCGGAAATGGATATGGAATAATTAACATTATTATCTCATCAAATGCAAAAAACGTATCAATGATTTTTACTTCACTTAAAGAAAATCCTAACGTACTTCAAATAATGCAAGTAGAAGAAGACATAAAAAATTATGATAATTAA
- a CDS encoding UDP-N-acetylmuramoyl-L-alanyl-D-glutamate--2,6-diaminopimelate ligase, whose product MNEKMLNNVLSKLDKNFVKEIKGSCEVEILGLTYDSRCVLSHFVFFALPGFHFDGQKFINSAIERGSNVIVHTNDIDVYDPNVTYIKIDSCNIKKFMSNFAHVFYNEPSKNLKIIGVTGTDGKSSVCFYIYTLLKSMGVKVGFISTVFFEDGSGTLVKNPYRQSTPESTEIHLVLSKMVENNVEYAIVESTSHGLDIRTSRLIDIAYSVAVLTNISHEHLEFHGTMQHYLNAKLNLFSSADANGGFGIINMDDKNFSTFLNTINRAYTYSLENKNADFFVSKINEQMGFTEFEFYHKNVKYDARVNLTGSFNVENVMAALIVVSQVMNVDVSELIDKLVNIEGLFGRMQGVNFGQDFSLIIDYAHTPGAFLKIFPIFKRLSKNRLISVFGSAGERDVLKRKLQGEIADKYSDIIILCDEDPRGEDSMQIIRDIAEGISGKTLNKDLFFIPDRKSAIEKAINIAHTDDLVVTLGKGHENSIIYKDRSIFWDEQAVVKDIISRNRS is encoded by the coding sequence ATGAATGAAAAAATGCTTAATAATGTTTTATCTAAGTTAGATAAGAATTTTGTAAAGGAAATTAAAGGGTCTTGTGAAGTAGAAATCTTGGGACTTACATATGATTCAAGATGTGTTTTATCTCATTTTGTATTTTTTGCTCTTCCAGGATTTCATTTTGATGGTCAAAAATTTATCAATTCGGCAATTGAGCGAGGTAGTAATGTTATTGTGCATACTAATGATATTGATGTTTATGATCCCAATGTGACATATATTAAAATTGATTCTTGTAATATAAAAAAATTTATGTCAAATTTTGCTCATGTTTTTTATAATGAGCCTTCAAAAAATCTTAAGATTATTGGCGTTACAGGAACTGATGGTAAAAGTTCTGTTTGTTTTTATATCTATACTCTATTAAAATCTATGGGTGTTAAAGTTGGTTTTATTTCAACGGTATTCTTTGAAGATGGAAGTGGAACGCTAGTTAAGAATCCTTATAGGCAGTCGACTCCAGAGTCAACAGAAATTCATTTAGTTCTTAGTAAAATGGTAGAAAACAATGTTGAATATGCTATTGTTGAATCGACTTCGCATGGTCTTGATATTAGAACATCAAGACTCATTGATATTGCGTACTCTGTTGCTGTTTTAACTAATATTAGTCATGAACATCTTGAATTTCATGGTACTATGCAGCATTATTTAAATGCTAAACTTAATCTTTTCTCTTCTGCAGATGCTAATGGTGGTTTTGGTATTATCAATATGGATGATAAAAATTTTTCTACCTTTTTAAATACTATTAATAGGGCTTATACGTATAGTTTAGAGAATAAAAATGCTGACTTTTTTGTAAGTAAGATTAATGAACAAATGGGTTTTACTGAATTTGAGTTTTATCATAAGAATGTTAAATATGATGCTAGAGTTAATTTGACTGGCAGTTTCAATGTCGAAAATGTTATGGCGGCTTTAATTGTTGTTAGTCAAGTTATGAACGTTGATGTTTCAGAACTTATTGATAAGCTTGTAAATATTGAGGGTCTTTTTGGACGAATGCAAGGTGTTAATTTTGGGCAGGATTTTTCTTTGATTATTGATTATGCGCATACACCCGGAGCTTTTCTTAAAATTTTTCCTATCTTTAAAAGACTTTCAAAAAATAGATTGATTTCTGTTTTTGGTTCTGCTGGAGAGAGAGATGTTCTTAAGAGAAAATTGCAAGGAGAAATTGCAGATAAATATTCAGATATAATAATACTTTGTGATGAAGATCCAAGAGGTGAGGATAGTATGCAAATAATTAGAGATATTGCGGAAGGAATTTCAGGAAAGACTTTAAATAAAGATTTATTTTTCATTCCTGATCGAAAAAGTGCAATTGAAAAGGCAATCAATATTGCACATACTGACGATTTGGTGGTTACTCTTGGGAAGGGGCATGAAAACTCAATAATATATAAAGATCGAAGTATATTTTGGGATGAGCAAGCTGTTGTTAAAGATATAATTTCGAGAAATAGGAGTTGA
- the rsmD gene encoding 16S rRNA (guanine(966)-N(2))-methyltransferase RsmD: MHVSAGKYKGWNVAFPKIGGVRPVMAIVREAFFSIFLNQILGSNFLDVFAGTGIMSLEALSRGANLAHLVDCNKFSKNVLIKNFEVVSEPYKFFFRKAELFLKKSDLFYDFIYLDPPFGYSFKDNLLKIISENESLNKDAKIIIHYPSRENLDNNILRLSKYDFRKYGGSKLDFFKVKSYV, translated from the coding sequence ATGCATGTAAGTGCAGGTAAGTATAAGGGATGGAATGTTGCTTTTCCTAAAATAGGTGGTGTGCGTCCTGTGATGGCTATTGTTAGAGAAGCATTTTTTTCCATTTTTTTAAATCAGATTTTAGGATCAAATTTTCTTGATGTATTTGCAGGCACGGGAATAATGTCCCTTGAAGCTCTAAGTAGGGGAGCTAATCTTGCTCATCTTGTTGATTGTAATAAATTTTCTAAAAATGTTTTGATTAAGAATTTTGAAGTTGTGAGTGAACCTTACAAATTTTTTTTCAGGAAGGCTGAATTATTTCTTAAAAAGAGTGATCTTTTTTATGACTTTATTTATCTTGATCCGCCTTTTGGATATTCTTTTAAAGATAATTTACTTAAAATAATATCAGAAAATGAAAGTTTAAATAAAGATGCAAAAATTATTATTCATTATCCTTCGAGAGAAAATTTGGACAACAATATTTTAAGACTCTCTAAATATGATTTTAGAAAGTATGGGGGGTCAAAACTTGATTTTTTTAAAGTTAAGTCTTACGTTTAA
- a CDS encoding UTP--glucose-1-phosphate uridylyltransferase, translating into MKGIILAAGYGTRFLPITKTIPKEMLPILNKPSIDYIIEEFTNSGIKEILIITSRRKSVLDNYFDREIELETVFTKECKKDLLEKIKLKDINISFIRQNEMMGTGHALLHAKPWIGTENVIVAYPDDLHVGSPSLTTQLIEMHKKTGKNILSVIENPKDINRYGVIKLNKDNIHVKDIVEKPEIGKEPSNKASIGRFLYTHEFFKFLEEGFKIHQKGEYHHIYALRKLMSENKVLYKEIEGERLDIGDIGGYLEAIIKIAKRDDKLLQIIKNSLRN; encoded by the coding sequence ATGAAAGGTATTATCTTAGCTGCGGGATATGGAACAAGGTTCTTACCCATCACAAAAACTATTCCAAAGGAAATGCTTCCAATTTTAAATAAACCATCAATTGATTATATTATTGAAGAATTTACTAATTCTGGAATCAAAGAAATACTAATCATAACTTCAAGAAGAAAGAGTGTTTTGGATAATTATTTTGATAGAGAAATTGAACTCGAAACTGTATTTACCAAAGAATGTAAAAAAGACTTGCTAGAAAAAATCAAACTTAAAGATATTAATATTAGCTTTATAAGGCAAAATGAAATGATGGGCACAGGTCACGCTCTACTACATGCAAAACCCTGGATAGGTACTGAAAATGTAATAGTCGCATACCCTGACGATTTACATGTTGGATCACCATCCTTAACAACACAATTAATAGAAATGCATAAAAAAACTGGAAAAAACATATTATCTGTTATTGAAAATCCTAAAGACATTAACAGATATGGAGTAATAAAATTAAATAAAGACAATATTCATGTCAAAGACATAGTAGAGAAGCCAGAAATTGGAAAAGAACCAAGCAATAAAGCATCTATTGGAAGATTCTTATATACCCATGAATTTTTCAAATTTTTAGAAGAAGGATTTAAAATTCACCAAAAAGGAGAATATCATCATATTTATGCCTTAAGAAAACTCATGTCTGAGAACAAAGTATTATACAAAGAAATAGAAGGCGAAAGACTTGATATAGGTGATATTGGGGGATATTTAGAAGCAATAATCAAAATTGCAAAACGTGATGATAAATTATTACAAATCATTAAAAATTCACTAAGGAACTAA
- a CDS encoding D-alanine--D-alanine ligase, giving the protein MKKNLMLIFGGVSFEHEISLRSACGIYSALMKLDKYNVFSSFIDKITGGWYLLDSVPDDPKLIKKDSSAIISLIPGYGIFVNNKDLKIDVVFPIIHGRTGEDGAIQGFSKIMDIPCVGSGILGSAISINKYFCKLLLKSFNIPLVPFIGFKKYDYLLDKEGIKKDIKQSLDYPVIVKPAMLGSSIGISIAYNDTQIEKCIEEAFTYDLTVVIEKFMKVREIECAVIGNEQIKIFTPGEIVIQDFVFYDYDAKYSTTPGNSVVFNIPAHLDTKHLLDIKEYAFFTYKCLELRGMARIDFLIEKDTDSVYVNEINTIPGFTDISMFAKMCEHDGLDYGSLVDKLIALAFQSYAKRKERIDFHRLEN; this is encoded by the coding sequence ATGAAAAAAAATCTTATGTTAATATTTGGAGGAGTTTCTTTTGAGCATGAAATTTCTCTTAGATCTGCTTGTGGAATTTATTCAGCTCTTATGAAGCTTGATAAATATAATGTGTTTTCAAGTTTTATTGATAAAATTACTGGGGGTTGGTACCTATTAGATTCTGTTCCTGATGATCCTAAATTAATTAAAAAAGATAGTTCTGCTATTATTAGTTTAATTCCTGGTTATGGAATATTTGTAAATAATAAGGATCTTAAAATTGATGTTGTGTTTCCTATTATTCATGGGAGAACAGGTGAGGATGGTGCTATTCAGGGATTCTCAAAAATTATGGATATTCCTTGTGTTGGTTCTGGAATTTTAGGAAGTGCTATTTCTATTAATAAGTATTTCTGTAAGCTTTTGCTTAAAAGTTTTAATATTCCTTTAGTGCCCTTTATTGGTTTTAAAAAATATGATTATCTTTTAGATAAAGAGGGTATCAAAAAAGACATAAAGCAAAGTTTAGATTATCCTGTCATTGTTAAACCGGCTATGCTAGGTTCTTCAATTGGAATAAGCATTGCATATAATGATACTCAGATTGAAAAATGTATTGAAGAAGCTTTTACGTATGATTTAACAGTTGTTATAGAGAAGTTTATGAAGGTAAGGGAGATTGAATGTGCTGTTATTGGAAATGAGCAGATTAAAATATTTACTCCTGGTGAAATTGTTATACAGGATTTTGTATTTTATGACTATGATGCTAAATATTCCACTACTCCTGGAAATTCGGTTGTCTTTAATATTCCTGCTCACCTTGATACCAAACATTTATTAGACATTAAAGAATATGCATTTTTTACTTATAAATGTTTGGAGCTTAGGGGTATGGCAAGGATTGATTTTTTGATCGAAAAAGATACTGACTCAGTTTATGTTAATGAAATAAATACAATTCCAGGATTTACAGATATTTCTATGTTTGCTAAGATGTGTGAACATGATGGTCTTGATTATGGATCTTTGGTTGATAAATTGATAGCTTTAGCTTTTCAAAGTTATGCAAAGAGAAAGGAGAGGATTGATTTTCACCGTCTGGAAAACTAA
- the hflK gene encoding FtsH protease activity modulator HflK: protein MLNDILKFFNKTYEYMIILIILVITLLITIANIFVVGPSDEAIVLRLGKLNRILEPGIHIKIPLIEEKLIVPVKIVQEVKFGFNTDNNTGPNLNEDDGIIITGDLNIIRVEWLVQYKISDPYSFMFKVEDPAKTITDIAKSSMNRLIGDNTIFEIINDNRVGVSEGVKDSMNEIIKTYDLGIDIVQVQIRNAMPPKGKVYEAFEDVNIAIQDKNKFINEGRKKFNQIIPKIRGEALKLIEEAKGYKENRINTALADTSIFNAILNAYIKDPEITKERIYNEAMKEILENKDNIEIIDKNLNNFLPFKEVK from the coding sequence ATGTTAAATGATATCTTAAAATTTTTCAACAAAACATATGAATATATGATAATTCTAATTATATTAGTAATAACATTACTAATAACCATTGCAAATATTTTTGTGGTGGGACCATCTGATGAAGCTATAGTTCTTCGTCTTGGCAAGTTAAATAGAATACTTGAACCAGGCATACATATAAAAATTCCATTAATTGAAGAAAAATTAATTGTACCAGTAAAGATCGTACAAGAAGTTAAATTTGGTTTTAATACAGATAATAACACAGGACCTAACTTGAACGAAGATGACGGGATAATTATTACTGGTGACTTAAATATAATTAGGGTTGAATGGTTAGTACAATACAAAATCAGTGACCCATATTCTTTTATGTTTAAAGTAGAAGATCCTGCAAAAACCATAACAGACATTGCAAAATCATCAATGAACAGATTAATTGGGGACAATACTATTTTTGAAATAATTAATGATAATAGAGTTGGTGTCTCAGAAGGAGTAAAAGACTCTATGAATGAAATCATAAAAACATATGATTTAGGCATTGATATTGTTCAAGTACAAATCAGAAATGCTATGCCACCAAAGGGAAAAGTTTATGAGGCATTTGAAGATGTTAATATCGCAATCCAGGATAAAAATAAATTCATTAACGAGGGAAGAAAAAAATTTAACCAAATAATCCCAAAAATTAGAGGAGAAGCCCTTAAACTGATAGAAGAAGCCAAGGGATATAAGGAAAACAGAATAAATACCGCATTAGCTGATACCTCCATTTTTAATGCAATCCTAAATGCATACATTAAAGATCCAGAAATTACAAAAGAGAGAATCTATAACGAAGCAATGAAGGAAATTCTTGAGAATAAAGACAATATTGAAATAATTGACAAAAACTTAAATAATTTCCTTCCATTTAAGGAGGTTAAATAA
- the hflC gene encoding protease modulator HflC, which produces MKYILKFLFSIAKILAFTLIFGLISLAIMQPLYILKENEISITTRLGKIERTENTAGLKYKIPFIENVQIFPKNILRWDGEPQRIPTGGEEKQLIWIDTTARWKIVDINQFYTAIKTMNRASIIINAAIEPAVRGVIAKYPLLEIIRSSNDPIQRLSDGVLTPQEITDNTTYKITKGRKTIENEIIEVSNKNTKDIGIEIVDVLIRKIGYDPSLIDSVHNRMISERQQIAEEQRSTGIAEQTEILGSIEKEKLKLLSEAKAEAAKIKAEGDHEAAKIYANAYGKNVEFYKFWQALESYKTTLKDKRKIFSTNMDFFRYLHNKK; this is translated from the coding sequence ATGAAATACATACTAAAATTTTTATTCTCTATTGCTAAGATTTTAGCTTTTACATTAATATTTGGCTTAATATCGTTAGCTATAATGCAACCACTCTATATTTTAAAAGAAAACGAAATTTCAATAACCACAAGACTTGGTAAAATTGAAAGAACTGAAAACACAGCAGGACTTAAATATAAAATTCCATTTATTGAAAATGTACAAATATTTCCCAAAAACATACTTAGATGGGATGGAGAACCTCAAAGAATTCCAACAGGAGGAGAAGAAAAACAATTAATCTGGATAGATACAACTGCTAGGTGGAAAATTGTAGACATTAATCAATTTTATACAGCAATTAAAACAATGAATAGAGCTTCTATAATAATTAATGCAGCTATTGAACCTGCAGTCAGAGGTGTTATTGCCAAGTATCCTTTGCTTGAAATCATCAGAAGTTCAAATGATCCAATTCAACGTCTATCTGATGGAGTTTTAACACCACAAGAAATTACAGATAACACAACTTACAAGATCACAAAGGGTCGAAAAACAATTGAAAATGAAATAATTGAAGTTTCCAACAAAAACACAAAAGACATTGGTATTGAAATTGTCGACGTTCTTATTAGAAAAATTGGTTATGATCCAAGTTTAATTGACTCTGTACATAACAGAATGATTTCAGAAAGACAACAAATTGCAGAAGAACAAAGAAGTACAGGAATTGCTGAACAAACAGAAATTCTTGGTAGCATTGAGAAAGAAAAGTTAAAGTTATTAAGTGAGGCAAAAGCTGAAGCAGCTAAAATTAAAGCTGAAGGAGATCATGAGGCTGCAAAAATATATGCAAATGCTTATGGCAAAAACGTTGAATTTTACAAATTTTGGCAAGCATTAGAGAGTTATAAAACAACACTTAAAGACAAACGAAAAATATTCTCAACAAATATGGATTTTTTTAGATATTTGCATAATAAAAAATGA
- a CDS encoding hemolysin family protein, with product MLELTIILIFIILSAIFSASETAYTSLSLIQLQDIKKKGKLGTVVYNLAQNPSKLVTTILIGNNIANITASALTTKFVLDKYGNNALALSTGIITIIVLICSEIFPKQIAILNNESIVLSTSILLKILTILFTPAIYVINGIVKILLNLCKIKASQKMTKDSIKNMLFLAEKLGILENDDRIFMQKMLNIGEVRASEVMTHRTEVFSLSSTSQLKDKIKLIKKEGYSRIPVYKGQNREQIIGILITKDLIEISKKKLEQNIIKFVKPAVFVQQNKRIKDILDIMRQKQKIMAIVIDEYGGFAGILTIEDIVEKIFGAIFDEYDFEEQKQLITKKDENIYLISGETTFDEIEETVGIKIQHKDYINTIGGYIMDLLDKIPTGGEQVSTEHGEYLIEEIQNHKIKKITFTKFEKE from the coding sequence ATGTTAGAATTAACAATTATATTAATATTTATAATATTATCGGCAATTTTTTCAGCATCAGAGACAGCCTACACATCATTAAGCCTAATTCAACTTCAAGACATCAAGAAAAAAGGCAAATTAGGAACAGTAGTATACAACTTAGCCCAAAATCCATCAAAGCTTGTAACGACAATTCTAATTGGGAATAATATTGCCAACATAACAGCAAGCGCTCTTACAACAAAATTTGTCCTCGACAAATATGGAAACAATGCACTTGCTTTATCAACTGGAATCATAACAATAATAGTGCTTATATGCTCAGAAATATTTCCTAAACAGATCGCAATTTTAAATAATGAGAGCATAGTTCTATCAACCTCAATCTTACTCAAAATATTAACAATCTTATTCACACCAGCAATATATGTAATTAATGGAATAGTTAAAATTTTACTAAACCTATGTAAAATAAAAGCAAGTCAAAAAATGACTAAAGATAGCATTAAAAATATGTTATTTTTGGCCGAAAAATTAGGAATTTTAGAAAATGATGACAGAATATTCATGCAAAAAATGTTAAACATAGGAGAAGTTAGGGCTTCTGAGGTTATGACACATCGAACAGAAGTATTCTCACTCTCAAGCACATCACAATTAAAAGATAAGATCAAACTAATTAAAAAAGAAGGATATTCCAGAATTCCTGTATATAAAGGTCAAAATAGAGAACAAATAATAGGAATTTTAATAACTAAAGACCTAATCGAAATAAGTAAAAAAAAACTTGAACAAAACATTATTAAATTTGTCAAACCTGCTGTTTTTGTACAACAAAACAAAAGGATCAAAGATATACTAGATATCATGAGACAAAAACAAAAAATAATGGCCATCGTTATCGACGAGTATGGAGGATTTGCAGGAATACTTACAATAGAAGACATAGTAGAGAAAATCTTTGGTGCAATATTTGATGAATATGATTTTGAAGAACAAAAACAACTCATTACTAAAAAAGATGAAAATATCTACCTAATATCGGGCGAAACCACATTTGATGAGATTGAAGAAACAGTTGGAATAAAGATTCAACACAAAGATTATATAAACACAATTGGAGGATACATAATGGATTTACTTGATAAAATACCCACGGGTGGAGAACAGGTTAGCACAGAACATGGAGAATATTTAATAGAGGAAATCCAGAATCATAAAATAAAAAAAATAACATTTACAAAATTTGAAAAGGAGTAA